The following are encoded together in the Coffea arabica cultivar ET-39 chromosome 1c, Coffea Arabica ET-39 HiFi, whole genome shotgun sequence genome:
- the LOC113720280 gene encoding sulfite reductase 1 [ferredoxin], chloroplastic: MTTSFAAANTATAAAAGAFASSSDAKLQIHSFNGLKGTGTPPALSSNSLLLSKRFGVFHSVSASPSSSSSGPSLIVRAVSTPVKPETSKETKRSKVEIIKEHSNYIRYPLNEELETDAPNINESATQLIKFHGSYQQYNRDERGTRSYSFMLRTKNPCGKVSNRLYLVMDDLADEFGIGTLRLTTRQTFQLHGVLKKDLKTVMSTIINNMGSTLGACGDLNRNVLAPAAPYVRKDYMFAQETAENIAALLTPQSGFYYDMWVDGERFMSAEPPEVVKARNDNSHGTNFPDSPEPIYGTQFLPRKFKIAVTVPTDNSVDLFTNDIGVVVVSDGDGEPKGFNIYVGGGMGRTHRVEATFPRLAEPLGYVPKEDILYAIKAIVVTQREHGRRDDRKYSRMKYLISSWGIEKFRAVVEQYYGKKFEAIRGLPEWEFKSYLGWHEQGDGALFCGLHVDNGRVKGTMKTMLREIIEKYKLNVRITPNQNIILCDIKHAWKRPITTVLAQGGLLQPRYVDPLNLTAMACPAFPLCPLAITEAERGIPDILKRVRAVFEKVGLKYNESVVIRITGCPNGCARPYMAELGFVGNGPNSYQIWLGGNSNQTSLAQVFLDKVKLHDLEKVLEPLFYHWKRKRQSKESFGDFTIRTGFEKLKELVDKWEGVPESSTRYNLKLFADRETYEAMDELARVQDKTAHQLAMEVIRGFVASQQNGKSE, from the exons ATGACGACGTCTTTTGCAGCAGCGAACACCGCAACGGCGGCGGCGGCAGGGGCTTTTGCCAGTAGCAGTGACGCCAAGCTTCAAATTCACAGCTTTAATGGCTTAAAAGGCACCGGAACTCCTCCGGCTCTCTCCTCCAATTCGCTTCTCCTCAGCAAACGGTTTGGTGTTTTTCACTCCGTCTCcgcttctccttcttcttcttcttcaggtCCTTCTTTGATCGTTCGAGCCGTTTCCACA CCTGTGAAACCAGAGACATCTAAGGAGACTAAGCGAAGTAAAGTTGAAATAATCAAAGAACATAGTAACTATATAAGGTACCCTTTGAATGAAGAGTTAGAGACAGATGCTCCAAACATAAATGAGTCCGCTACGCAATTAATTAAGTTCCATGGAAGTTATCAGCAATACAACAGAGACGAACGTGGTACAAGGTCTTACTCATTCATGCTTCGTACAAAGAATCCTTGTGGAAAGGTTTCGAATAGACTTTACCTTGTCATGGATGATCTTGCTGATGAGTTTGGCATTGGAACACTTCGCCTAACAACCAGGCAAACGTTTCAGCTCCATGGTGTATTGAAGAAAGATCTAAAGACAGTGATGAGTACGATTATCAATAACATGGGTTCAACTCTTGGAGCATGTGGTGATCTGAACAGAAATGTTCTAGCTCCAGCCGCTCCATATGTTAGGAAAGATTATATGTTTGCACAGGAAACTGCAGAAAACATTGCTGCATTGTTAACTCCTCAGTCGGGATTTTACTATGATATGTGGGTTGACGGGGAGAGGTTTATGTCTGCCGAACCTCCTGAAGTTGTGAAGGCTCGCAATGATAATTCCCATGGGACAAACTTTCCTGATTCACCTGAGCCTATTTATGGAACTCAGTTCTTGCCAAGGAAGTTCAAAATTGCAGTTACTGTGCCAACTGATAACTCTGTTGATCTTTTTACCAATGACATTGGGGTTGTAGTTGTATCTGATGGTGATGGAGAACCTAAGGGTTTTAACATATAT GTTGGTGGTGGAATGGGAAGGACGCACAGGGTGGAAGCCACTTTTCCTCGTCTTGCAGAACCCTTGGGGTATGTCCCAAAGGAGGATATCTTGTATGCTATCAAGGCTATTGTTGTTACACAAAGAGAACATGGGAGAAGAGATGACCGCAAGTATAGTAGGATGAAATACTTAATCAGTTCATGGGGGATCGAAAAGTTTAGAGCTGTTGTGGAGCAATATTATGGAAAGAAATTTGAAGCTATCCGTGGTCTTCCAGAATGGGAATTTAAAAGTTATTTGGGATGGCACGAACAG GGAGATGGTGCTTTATTTTGTGGTCTACATGTTGACAATGGTCGGGTCAAAGGAACAATGAAGACAATGCTAAGGGAAATTATTGAGAAATATAAATTGAATGTGCGCATTACACCTAACCAGAACATCATCTTGTGCGATATTAAGCATGCATGGAAGCGCCCCATCACTACTGTTCTTGCACAGGGTGGCCTGCTG CAACCCAGGTATGTGGATCCACTCAACTTAACAGCAATGGCTTGCCCAGCTTTTCCACTATGCCCTTTGGCAATAACTGAAGCCGAGCGTGGAATACCAGATATCCTTAAGCGTGTGCGTGCTGTATTCGAGAAG GTCGGTCTCAAGTATAATGAATCAGTTGTCATAAGGATAACTGGTTGCCCTAATGGATGTGCTAGACCATACATGGCTGAACTAGGCTTTGTGGGCAATGGTCCAAACAGTTACCAG ATTTGGCTTGGTGGAAACTCCAATCAAACATCATTAGCTCAAGTCTTCTTGGACAAGGTTAAGCTGCATGATCTTGAGAAAGTTTTGGAGCCTTTGTTTTATCACTGGAAAAGAAAGCGGCAATCAAAGGAATCATTTGGCGACTTCACCATTCGCACT GGATTTGAGAAACTCAAAGAGCTGGTTGACAAATGGGAAGGCGTACCAGAGTCATCTACTCGATACAATTTGAAGCTATTTGCTGATAGGGAGACATACGAAGCCATGGATGAACTGGCAAGAGTTCAAGATAAGACCGCTCATCAATTGGCCATGGAAGTTATTCGCGGTTTTGTTGCTTCCCAGCAAAATGGCAAGAGTGAGTGA